The Primulina eburnea isolate SZY01 chromosome 8, ASM2296580v1, whole genome shotgun sequence genome contains a region encoding:
- the LOC140840052 gene encoding UBP1-associated protein 2B-like: MARKRKARAVEAPQEPEPEPEPEPEPEPEPEPDPEHEPEPVRLEEAEQEQFVTEEAQQIVEEDPGIGEGEVGDEAVEEEQEEEELDEGEGDGEGEGGEGEEGEGEGEEEKEDDAVFENNELESENTGKLLVDDALTNGGETEGQEEENEGELEEEPLEKLLDPFSKDQLARLIKDAVDKHPDIMEDVNKLANADPSHRKIFVHGLGWNSNTELITSVFGKFGEIEDCKVVMDKNSGKAKGYAFVLYKNRDGARRALLKPQKMIEGRITSCQLASAGPVQAPPPTVVATVAVPPPSEYTQRKIYVSNVSAELDVPKLVEFFSKFGEIEEGPLGLDKETGKPRGFCLFVFKTLEGAKRALEEPHKKFEGQILHCQKAVDGPKISKASLNFQHTQPLQQQIRPQHHHHNRHQGQLGHYHHAAKRGKFGGGRGGMRHAGGHLMAPSGGTTAPAVGFGHAVPPAAIGQAVAALLATQGASLGIGNLLGGIGTGVNQQGGPPMMNNAAYAGQAGASSYVGQPGMQGGYVTQQQMGQGGVRPHQGGAPYMGHGH, translated from the coding sequence ATGGCCAGGAAGCGAAAAGCCCGAGCCGTCGAAGCTCCTCAAGAGCCTGAGCCTGAGCCTGAGCCGGAGCCGGAGCCTGAGCCGGAGCCGGAGCCGGATCCGGAGCATGAGCCTGAGCCGGTACGACTCGAGGAAGCAGAGCAGGAACAATTCGTTACGGAGGAGGCCCAACAAATCGTAGAGGAAGATCCAGGTATCGGGGAAGGAGAAGTCGGTGATGAAGCAGTAGAAGAGGAGCAAGAGGAAGAGGAATTAGATGAGGGAGAGGGAGATGGAGAAGGAGAAGGGGGAGAAGGAGAAGAAGGAGAAGGAGAAGGAGAGGAGGAGAAAGAAGACGACGCTGTGTTTGAGAATAATGAGCTAGAGAGTGAAAATACGGGGAAGTTACTTGTGGATGATGCCTTGACGAATGGAGGTGAAACTGAAGGGCAGGAGGAGGAAAATGAAGGAGAGTTGGAGGAAGAGCCATTGGAGAAGCTTCTTGACCCTTTTTCCAAGGACCAGCTGGCTCGTTTGATCAAGGATGCTGTGGACAAACACCCTGACATCATGGAGGATGTGAACAAATTGGCGAACGCTGACCCTTCACACCGCAAAATATTTGTGCACGGCCTCGGATGGAATTCGAATACTGAGCTGATTACTTCTGTGTTCGGTAAGTTCGGAGAAATCGAGGATTGTAAGGTTGTCATGGACAAGAATTCTGGGAAAGCCAAGGGTTATGCTTTTGTCCTCTATAAGAACCGTGATGGGGCCCGTCGTGCTTTGTTGAAGCCACAGAAGATGATTGAGGGTCGAATAACTTCATGCCAATTGGCCTCTGCAGGTCCAGTTCAGGCTCCTCCCCCGACTGTGGTGGCCACTGTCGCGGTACCACCTCCGTCTGAGTACACTCAGCGGAAAATTTATGTGAGCAATGTATCAGCTGAGCTCGATGTTCCGAAACTCGTGGAGTTCTTTtccaaatttggggagattgAAGAAGGGCCTTTGGGGTTGGATAAAGAAACTGGAAAGCCAAGAGGGTTCTGTTTGTTTGTTTTCAAAACTCTAGAGGGTGCCAAGAGGGCATTGGAAGAGCCGCACAAGAAGTTTGAAGGTCAAATTCTGCATTGCCAGAAAGCAGTAGATGGGCCTAAAATTTCGAAGGCTTCTCTAAACTTTCAGCATACTCAACCACTACAGCAGCAGATACGGCCTCAGCATCACCATCACAATCGTCACCAGGGGCAGTTGGGGCATTACCATCATGCTGCAAAGAGGGGCAAGTTTGGAGGGGGCCGGGGAGGCATGAGGCACGCAGGTGGACACTTAATGGCGCCCAGTGGAGGGACAACTGCGCCTGCAGTGGGGTTTGGCCATGCAGTTCCCCCTGCCGCGATTGGACAGGCTGTAGCTGCTTTGTTGGCAACTCAGGGGGCTAGCTTAGGGATTGGTAATTTGCTTGGAGGGATTGGAACAGGTGTGAATCAGCAGGGAGGTCCACCGATGATGAATAACGCAGCTTACGCAGGTCAGGCTGGTGCTAGTAGCTATGTAGGACAGCCTGGGATGCAAGGAGGTTATGTTACCCAGCAGCAGATGGGTCAGGGTGGCGTTAGGCCACATCAGGGTGGTGCTCCCTACATGGGTCATGGTCACTAG